Proteins found in one Apostichopus japonicus isolate 1M-3 chromosome 16, ASM3797524v1, whole genome shotgun sequence genomic segment:
- the LOC139982676 gene encoding uncharacterized protein isoform X1 → MQIRLLSICNIKSIYVRMLLKRKGFIKMVIGRLSIVALSTILTCIGANDNSYTECEVEQYLYLGMNGTVECLGTDAENIVWYNTSNYVGKSPVASRIGKNDRSGKNNPSDEFYIDGKGSLAIKNVSIQHEGDFLVTRINISTSAEDICCRSVRTIAKPNPPYPVIEGCEEQGKLCHLRIERFSQLSCIVRNSRPSISPYWAIRRARGDEIITSTTKTSIHGVFYTSRTNTTNLLEKLTPVLSLLVCKTDHLPSLLNKYTSLVLVEAHSNFYSDNIDQYLKKVRIEMNSKLNIKCTYSDFNIVLWKRKFNDDTNSQTLSAVLRLDTNQTVTYQDRFEVDEDGTLTKEFTLPTDEGIYHCLFTSERTDEMNAYQVSVYVKPDPPYLVVSGCNHQQYCVLSVQSDDNLTCMVYGIRPEVQLEWQVLSKGSSVSIDQPQTRTVQRKDTFDVFLTSTVSSITDTEQRVTAECRVVGEYADVMDLSVKLDLLITYDTAEGHQVNYMWLLLLIVPVVIILILTVICIIIAMKRIRKRKREHKVQSEEVSINYPGKFRISISHASGTEQENTPMISLSPTTEGTFFPVMGGADKTNLFIEVLRKRYHLLYNAVQPIPFIKDRMYCVNKLFVEGGIDLLDLDMYESGEEKWRKLKSYNSILNDKREESKRFIIEGDPGYGKSTLALQLAYDWCNKIANSPLRDTNIVLFIRLRHITGMKSIFDSISQIFLSKYSSWTEADVKEILFNCISGVIILDGYDEYADRNDPNTDIANIIKKELFEGFDVIVTTRSSYLPKDLAPKTQRLRLTGFTEEARASYIEKAVTNNTNDVREIKLLLKENPILRDLCQVPLFFVIFAHMTHEKKSFRDFSSVTSFFRYMISCFHSHMRNKLVGDYDNEWKMYEKEHSELDTIAFEGLSGDKQQLSWKKQYMCQRLGEEFYNIYLKIGILVEEVYLDDADKPGTSDHIQYQTDVRFYHKLFGEWYAAHYLASVVTREDQETNHELFDLINVADLQYVYRFACGINKDAAKNIIEYLQEQRRDNKFATLCILERDGKVDNILEIVAKLVSANIYMQERDSRVLQRSTIQVLEIASKHQKPVSRVTFVDLVKGVDQQNHLLLLHSDLHVPVLSTLQNLEISDRGREFTEEEVSGLLDYSSNCESLEELWFRSCILPQQVQCENITRILPERKLRVRWNIGTYLNVKSGCWKGENNKDMNKTEHLLLVNQLRGKYRDTLWQRTRNPAYTENART, encoded by the exons ATGCAAATACGTCTGCTTTCTATTTGTAACATTAAAAGTATATACGTACGGATGCTTCTAAAACGTAAG GGTTTTATCAAGATGGTTATTGGACGTTTATCAATAGTAGCTCTGTCGACAATCTTGACCTGCATTGGAG CTAATGACAATAGCTATACAGAATGTGAAGTTGAACAATACCTTTATCTGGGAATGAATGGCACTGTAGAATGCCTTGGGACTGATGCTGAGAATATTGTCTGGTACAACACATCAAACTATGTGGGGAAAAGTCCTGTTGCTTCTCGTATTGGCAAAAATGACAGAAGTGGAAAAAATAATCCGTCTGATGAATTTTACATTGATGGAAAAGGTTCCTTAGCCATCAAAAATGTCAGTATACAGCATGAAGGAGACTTTCTGGTGACGAGAATAAATATATCAACATCTGCAGAAGATATTTGTTGTAGAAGTGTAAGGACTATCG CCAAGCCAAATCCTCCTTATCCTGTTATTGAAGGCTGTGAAGAACAGGGCAAACTCTGTCATCTGAGGATAGAAAGATTTTCACAGTTGAGCTGTATTGTAAGGAATAGCAGGCCTTCGATCAGTCCTTACTGGGCCATCAGACGCGCTCGAGGAGATGAAATTATAACGTCTACAACGAAAACTTCAATTCATGGAGTATTTTACACTTCAAGAACAAATACAACAAACCTATTAGAAAAATTAACACCAGTGTTGTCACTTCTCGTTTGTAAGACCGACCATCTCCCATCCCTTCTTAACAAATACACTTCACTAGTATTGGTTGAAGCTCATAGTAACTTTTATAGCGATAACATAGATCAATATCTTAAGAAAGTGCGTATAGAAATGAATTCAAAGCTAAACATCAAATGTACGTATAGTGATTTTAACATCGTTTTATGGAAACGGAAATTTAATGATGATACGAATTCACAAACGCTTTCAGCAGTTCTTCGCTTGGATACAAACCAAACTGTAACTTATCAAGATAGGTTTGAAGTAGACGAAGACGGTACGTTGACTAAGGAATTCACTTTACCAACGGATGAAGGCATCTATCACTGCCTGTTTACTAGTGAAAGAACAGACGAGATGAACGCATATCAAGTTTCAGTTTATG TAAAACCAGACCCACCATATTTAGTCGTATCAGGTTGCAATCATCAACAGTACTGTGTTCTCTCTGTGCAAAGTGACGATAACTTGACATGCATGGTATACGGAATACGCCCCGAAGTTCAACTAGAGTGGCAGGTTTTGAGTAAAGGTTCATCTGTCTCGATCGATCAGCCGCAGACAAGAACTGTACAAAGAAAGGATACTTTCGATGTATTTTTGACGTCTACCGTTAGCTCCATAACAGACACCGAACAGAGAGTAACGGCAGAATGTCGGGTAGTAGGCGAATATGCAGACGTAATGGATCTATCAGTAAAATTGGATCTCCTAATAACATACG ATACCGCTGAAGGACACCAGGTCAACTATATGTGGTTGTTGCTGCTCATCGTTCCTGTAGTTATTATCCTTATACTAACGGTGATATGCATCATAATTGCAATGAAAC GCATACGGAAGAGAAAAAGAGAACACAAAGTTCAGTCAGAAGAAGTATCAATTAATTATCCAGGAAAATTCCGAATAAGCATCTCTCATGCCAGTGGAACCGAACAAGAG AATACGCCTATGATTTCGTTATCTCCTACAACAGAAG gGACGTTCTTTCCGGTGATGGGAGGTGCTGATAAAACAAACCTATTCATTGAAGTCTTAAGAAAACGATATCATCTTCTTTACAACGCTGTCCAACCCATTCCGTTTATTAAAGACAGGATGTATTGTGTCAACAAGTTGTTTGTCGAGGGCGGTATAGACCTCCTGGACTTAGATATGTATGAGTCCGGGGAAGAGAAGTGGCGTAAGCTGAAATCATACAACTCTATATTAAACGACAAGAGAGAAGAATCTAAGAGATTTATAATTGAAGGTGATCCAGGGTACGGAAAGTCGACCCTAGCACTCCAGTTGGCATATGACTGGTGCAACAAGATTGCAAATTCACCTTTGCGAGACacaaacattgttttatttatacgATTAAGACATATCACAGGCATGAAATCGATTTTTGACTCCATTTCACAAATCTTCCTGTCCAAGTACTCCTCCTGGACAGAAGCTGATGTAAAAGAGATACTATTTAACTGCATTTCCGGTGTAATCATCCTCGATGGCTATGACGAGTACGCGGATCGTAATGATCCAAACACAGATATAGCAAACATTATAAAGAAAGAGCTATTCGAAGGGTTTGACGTCATTGTGACTACACGGTCGTCATATCTCCCAAAGGATCTTGCTCCGAAAACACAACGACTTCGGTTGACAGGATTCACCGAAGAAGCGCGAGCTTCGTACATAGAAAAGGCTGTCACAAACAACACGAATGATGTTCGTGAAATCAAACTTCTACTCAAGGAAAATCCAATCCTTCGTGATCTGTGTCAAGTACCTCTGTTCTTTGTCATCTTCGCTCACATGACTCACGAAAAGAAGTCATTCCGTGATTTCTCTTCCGTGACGAGTTTCTTTCGCTACATGATATCCTGCTTCCACAGTCACATGAGAAACAAACTTGTGGGTGATTACGACAACGAATGGAAAATGTACGAGAAAGAACACAGTGAACTAGACACAATAGCTTTTGAAGGGTTGAGTGGAGATAAGCAACAACTTTCGTGGAAGAAACAGTATATGTGCCAACGACTGGGTGAGGAGTTTTACAACATTTATCTCAAGATAGGTATTTTGGTTGAAGAGGTTTATCTCGATGATGCAGACAAACCTGGTACATCTGACCACATTCAATACCAGACGGACGTCAGATTTTACCACAAATTATTCGGTGAGTGGTACGCAGCTCATTATCTTGCCAGCGTCGTTACTAGGGAAGACCAGGAAACCAACCATGAATTGTTCGACCTGATAAACGTGGCTGATCTTCAGTACGTTTACCGGTTCGCTTGCGGAATAAACAAAGATGCCGCGAAGAATATCATCGAATACTTGCAGGAACAGAGACGTGACAACAAATTTGCGACTTTATGCATTTTGGAGAGAGACGGTAAAGTTGATAACATCCTTGAGATTGTAGCGAAGCTTGTATCAGCGAACATCTATATGCAGGAAAGAGATAGCAGGGTACTACAGAGATCTACCATTCAAGTGTTGGAGATTGCATCCAAGCACCAG AAACCCGTCTCACGTGTGACATTTGTTGATCTGGTAAAAGGAGTTGATCAACAAAACCATCTGCTGCTACTTCACTCTGACTTGCACGTACCAGTCCTAAGCACACTGCAAAACCTAGAGATCAGTGACAGAGGGAGGGAGTTCACAGAAGAAGAAGTCTCGGGTTTACTTGATTACTCttcaaattgtgaaagcctGGAAGAGTTATG GTTCAGAAGTTGCATTCTTCCTCAACAAGTACAGTGTGAGAACATAACGCGGATACTGCCAGAAAGAAAGCTGCGAG TTCGCTGGAATATAGGAACATACCTTAATGTCAAAAGCGGTTGTTGGAAG GGAGAGAACAACAAGGATATGAATAAAACTGAACATTTGTTGTTG gtGAATCAGCTCCGTGGAAAGTACAG GGACACACTCTGGCAACGTACAAGGAATCCAGCTTACACCGAGAACGCCAGGACATAG
- the LOC139982676 gene encoding uncharacterized protein isoform X2: protein MVIGRLSIVALSTILTCIGANDNSYTECEVEQYLYLGMNGTVECLGTDAENIVWYNTSNYVGKSPVASRIGKNDRSGKNNPSDEFYIDGKGSLAIKNVSIQHEGDFLVTRINISTSAEDICCRSVRTIAKPNPPYPVIEGCEEQGKLCHLRIERFSQLSCIVRNSRPSISPYWAIRRARGDEIITSTTKTSIHGVFYTSRTNTTNLLEKLTPVLSLLVCKTDHLPSLLNKYTSLVLVEAHSNFYSDNIDQYLKKVRIEMNSKLNIKCTYSDFNIVLWKRKFNDDTNSQTLSAVLRLDTNQTVTYQDRFEVDEDGTLTKEFTLPTDEGIYHCLFTSERTDEMNAYQVSVYVKPDPPYLVVSGCNHQQYCVLSVQSDDNLTCMVYGIRPEVQLEWQVLSKGSSVSIDQPQTRTVQRKDTFDVFLTSTVSSITDTEQRVTAECRVVGEYADVMDLSVKLDLLITYDTAEGHQVNYMWLLLLIVPVVIILILTVICIIIAMKRIRKRKREHKVQSEEVSINYPGKFRISISHASGTEQENTPMISLSPTTEGTFFPVMGGADKTNLFIEVLRKRYHLLYNAVQPIPFIKDRMYCVNKLFVEGGIDLLDLDMYESGEEKWRKLKSYNSILNDKREESKRFIIEGDPGYGKSTLALQLAYDWCNKIANSPLRDTNIVLFIRLRHITGMKSIFDSISQIFLSKYSSWTEADVKEILFNCISGVIILDGYDEYADRNDPNTDIANIIKKELFEGFDVIVTTRSSYLPKDLAPKTQRLRLTGFTEEARASYIEKAVTNNTNDVREIKLLLKENPILRDLCQVPLFFVIFAHMTHEKKSFRDFSSVTSFFRYMISCFHSHMRNKLVGDYDNEWKMYEKEHSELDTIAFEGLSGDKQQLSWKKQYMCQRLGEEFYNIYLKIGILVEEVYLDDADKPGTSDHIQYQTDVRFYHKLFGEWYAAHYLASVVTREDQETNHELFDLINVADLQYVYRFACGINKDAAKNIIEYLQEQRRDNKFATLCILERDGKVDNILEIVAKLVSANIYMQERDSRVLQRSTIQVLEIASKHQKPVSRVTFVDLVKGVDQQNHLLLLHSDLHVPVLSTLQNLEISDRGREFTEEEVSGLLDYSSNCESLEELWFRSCILPQQVQCENITRILPERKLRVRWNIGTYLNVKSGCWKGENNKDMNKTEHLLLVNQLRGKYRDTLWQRTRNPAYTENART, encoded by the exons ATGGTTATTGGACGTTTATCAATAGTAGCTCTGTCGACAATCTTGACCTGCATTGGAG CTAATGACAATAGCTATACAGAATGTGAAGTTGAACAATACCTTTATCTGGGAATGAATGGCACTGTAGAATGCCTTGGGACTGATGCTGAGAATATTGTCTGGTACAACACATCAAACTATGTGGGGAAAAGTCCTGTTGCTTCTCGTATTGGCAAAAATGACAGAAGTGGAAAAAATAATCCGTCTGATGAATTTTACATTGATGGAAAAGGTTCCTTAGCCATCAAAAATGTCAGTATACAGCATGAAGGAGACTTTCTGGTGACGAGAATAAATATATCAACATCTGCAGAAGATATTTGTTGTAGAAGTGTAAGGACTATCG CCAAGCCAAATCCTCCTTATCCTGTTATTGAAGGCTGTGAAGAACAGGGCAAACTCTGTCATCTGAGGATAGAAAGATTTTCACAGTTGAGCTGTATTGTAAGGAATAGCAGGCCTTCGATCAGTCCTTACTGGGCCATCAGACGCGCTCGAGGAGATGAAATTATAACGTCTACAACGAAAACTTCAATTCATGGAGTATTTTACACTTCAAGAACAAATACAACAAACCTATTAGAAAAATTAACACCAGTGTTGTCACTTCTCGTTTGTAAGACCGACCATCTCCCATCCCTTCTTAACAAATACACTTCACTAGTATTGGTTGAAGCTCATAGTAACTTTTATAGCGATAACATAGATCAATATCTTAAGAAAGTGCGTATAGAAATGAATTCAAAGCTAAACATCAAATGTACGTATAGTGATTTTAACATCGTTTTATGGAAACGGAAATTTAATGATGATACGAATTCACAAACGCTTTCAGCAGTTCTTCGCTTGGATACAAACCAAACTGTAACTTATCAAGATAGGTTTGAAGTAGACGAAGACGGTACGTTGACTAAGGAATTCACTTTACCAACGGATGAAGGCATCTATCACTGCCTGTTTACTAGTGAAAGAACAGACGAGATGAACGCATATCAAGTTTCAGTTTATG TAAAACCAGACCCACCATATTTAGTCGTATCAGGTTGCAATCATCAACAGTACTGTGTTCTCTCTGTGCAAAGTGACGATAACTTGACATGCATGGTATACGGAATACGCCCCGAAGTTCAACTAGAGTGGCAGGTTTTGAGTAAAGGTTCATCTGTCTCGATCGATCAGCCGCAGACAAGAACTGTACAAAGAAAGGATACTTTCGATGTATTTTTGACGTCTACCGTTAGCTCCATAACAGACACCGAACAGAGAGTAACGGCAGAATGTCGGGTAGTAGGCGAATATGCAGACGTAATGGATCTATCAGTAAAATTGGATCTCCTAATAACATACG ATACCGCTGAAGGACACCAGGTCAACTATATGTGGTTGTTGCTGCTCATCGTTCCTGTAGTTATTATCCTTATACTAACGGTGATATGCATCATAATTGCAATGAAAC GCATACGGAAGAGAAAAAGAGAACACAAAGTTCAGTCAGAAGAAGTATCAATTAATTATCCAGGAAAATTCCGAATAAGCATCTCTCATGCCAGTGGAACCGAACAAGAG AATACGCCTATGATTTCGTTATCTCCTACAACAGAAG gGACGTTCTTTCCGGTGATGGGAGGTGCTGATAAAACAAACCTATTCATTGAAGTCTTAAGAAAACGATATCATCTTCTTTACAACGCTGTCCAACCCATTCCGTTTATTAAAGACAGGATGTATTGTGTCAACAAGTTGTTTGTCGAGGGCGGTATAGACCTCCTGGACTTAGATATGTATGAGTCCGGGGAAGAGAAGTGGCGTAAGCTGAAATCATACAACTCTATATTAAACGACAAGAGAGAAGAATCTAAGAGATTTATAATTGAAGGTGATCCAGGGTACGGAAAGTCGACCCTAGCACTCCAGTTGGCATATGACTGGTGCAACAAGATTGCAAATTCACCTTTGCGAGACacaaacattgttttatttatacgATTAAGACATATCACAGGCATGAAATCGATTTTTGACTCCATTTCACAAATCTTCCTGTCCAAGTACTCCTCCTGGACAGAAGCTGATGTAAAAGAGATACTATTTAACTGCATTTCCGGTGTAATCATCCTCGATGGCTATGACGAGTACGCGGATCGTAATGATCCAAACACAGATATAGCAAACATTATAAAGAAAGAGCTATTCGAAGGGTTTGACGTCATTGTGACTACACGGTCGTCATATCTCCCAAAGGATCTTGCTCCGAAAACACAACGACTTCGGTTGACAGGATTCACCGAAGAAGCGCGAGCTTCGTACATAGAAAAGGCTGTCACAAACAACACGAATGATGTTCGTGAAATCAAACTTCTACTCAAGGAAAATCCAATCCTTCGTGATCTGTGTCAAGTACCTCTGTTCTTTGTCATCTTCGCTCACATGACTCACGAAAAGAAGTCATTCCGTGATTTCTCTTCCGTGACGAGTTTCTTTCGCTACATGATATCCTGCTTCCACAGTCACATGAGAAACAAACTTGTGGGTGATTACGACAACGAATGGAAAATGTACGAGAAAGAACACAGTGAACTAGACACAATAGCTTTTGAAGGGTTGAGTGGAGATAAGCAACAACTTTCGTGGAAGAAACAGTATATGTGCCAACGACTGGGTGAGGAGTTTTACAACATTTATCTCAAGATAGGTATTTTGGTTGAAGAGGTTTATCTCGATGATGCAGACAAACCTGGTACATCTGACCACATTCAATACCAGACGGACGTCAGATTTTACCACAAATTATTCGGTGAGTGGTACGCAGCTCATTATCTTGCCAGCGTCGTTACTAGGGAAGACCAGGAAACCAACCATGAATTGTTCGACCTGATAAACGTGGCTGATCTTCAGTACGTTTACCGGTTCGCTTGCGGAATAAACAAAGATGCCGCGAAGAATATCATCGAATACTTGCAGGAACAGAGACGTGACAACAAATTTGCGACTTTATGCATTTTGGAGAGAGACGGTAAAGTTGATAACATCCTTGAGATTGTAGCGAAGCTTGTATCAGCGAACATCTATATGCAGGAAAGAGATAGCAGGGTACTACAGAGATCTACCATTCAAGTGTTGGAGATTGCATCCAAGCACCAG AAACCCGTCTCACGTGTGACATTTGTTGATCTGGTAAAAGGAGTTGATCAACAAAACCATCTGCTGCTACTTCACTCTGACTTGCACGTACCAGTCCTAAGCACACTGCAAAACCTAGAGATCAGTGACAGAGGGAGGGAGTTCACAGAAGAAGAAGTCTCGGGTTTACTTGATTACTCttcaaattgtgaaagcctGGAAGAGTTATG GTTCAGAAGTTGCATTCTTCCTCAACAAGTACAGTGTGAGAACATAACGCGGATACTGCCAGAAAGAAAGCTGCGAG TTCGCTGGAATATAGGAACATACCTTAATGTCAAAAGCGGTTGTTGGAAG GGAGAGAACAACAAGGATATGAATAAAACTGAACATTTGTTGTTG gtGAATCAGCTCCGTGGAAAGTACAG GGACACACTCTGGCAACGTACAAGGAATCCAGCTTACACCGAGAACGCCAGGACATAG